One genomic region from Gossypium hirsutum isolate 1008001.06 chromosome D13, Gossypium_hirsutum_v2.1, whole genome shotgun sequence encodes:
- the LOC107919239 gene encoding uncharacterized protein: MAKSSSNNSAFVQPAVPKFDGYYEHWAKLMENFLRVKEFWSLVEDRIDEIPVEIEPSEEEVKLFEEQQMKDKKKFKGSTRVKRAQLQALKIEFKILRMKEGETVNAYFGRTLSIAKKMKAYRENIKEADITLKILQSLVPKFNYVLCSIEESNNMKTLSVDELQSSLLIYEQRMIGPIEEEYVLKVTNEDRGGRDRG; encoded by the exons ATGGCCAAAAGCAGTTCCAACAATAGTGCGTTTGTGCAACCTGCTGTTCCCAAGTTTGATGGGTACTATGAACACTGGGCAAAATTGATGGAGAATTTCCTTCGAGTAAAGGAATTTTGGAGCCTAGTAGAAGATAGAATAGATGAAATTCCAGTAGAGATAGAACCATCTGAAGAAGAGGTAAAGCTGTTTGAAGAACAACAAATGAAAGACAAGAAA AAATTCAAGGGATCAACAAGGGTCAAGAGAGCACAACTTCAAGCTCTAaaaattgagtttaaaatattGAGAATGAAGGAAGGAGAAACTGTCAATGCTTATTTCGGAAGAACTCTCTCAATTGCCAAAAAGATGAAAGCATACAGAGAGAATATCAAAGAAGCTGATATTACATTGAAGATTCTGCAATCATTAGTTCCTAAATTTAATTATGTTCTATGCTCAATTGAGGAATCAAACAATATGAAGACCCTATCGGTAGATGAACTTCAGAGCAGTCTGTTGATTTATGAACAAAGAATGATAGGCCCAATTGAGGAAGAGTATGTCTTGAAGGTTACAAATGAAGATCGAGGTGGAAGAGACAGAGGCTAG
- the LOC107918690 gene encoding isoleucine--tRNA ligase isoform X1, whose amino-acid sequence MAHLAPENETKFDFQKYIKRSLEDDFKVVVGIRMVFIFMATFYPLNYLATMNILKTSSLESQWGYHTVPFQLCDSSTLCFGDSEHKYLHDWRTKKPTIFRATEQWFASVEGFHQAAMDAIGHVKWIPAQLYSLCEKTIVSISAGKYWAATATAIGDVYMWDGKKSMDKPPVATRLHRVKGKKIP is encoded by the exons ATG GCACATTTGGCACCTGAAAACGAAACAAAATTCGATTTCCAGAAATACATCAAGAGATCATTAGAGGATGATTTTAAAGTTGTTGTAGGGATCAG GATGGTATTCATATTTATGGCTACCTTTTATCCCCTTAATT ATCTTGCTACCATGAACATATTGAAGACGTCATCATTAGAGTCTCAATGGG GTTATCATACAGTTCCTTTTCAATTATGTGACTCTTCCACTCTATGCTTTGGTGACTCAG AACATAAGTATCTACATGATTGGCGTACAAAGAAGCCTACTATATTTAGGGCAACTGAACAATGGTTTGCATCAGTGGAAGGCTTTCATCAGGCTGCTATGGATGCTATTGGTCATGTAAAATGGATTCCTGCTCAG CTATATTCCCTTTGTGAGAAAACAATCGTAAGCATTTCTGCTGGTAAGTACTGGGCTGCAACTGCTACTGCTATAGGTGATGTTTACATGTGGGATGGCAAGAAAAGTATGGATAAACCACCTGTTGCAACTCGGTTACACCGAGTAAAGGGAAAAAAGATCCCTTAA
- the LOC107918690 gene encoding isoleucine--tRNA ligase isoform X2, with translation MKYIKRSLEDDFKVVVGIRMVFIFMATFYPLNYLATMNILKTSSLESQWGYHTVPFQLCDSSTLCFGDSEHKYLHDWRTKKPTIFRATEQWFASVEGFHQAAMDAIGHVKWIPAQLYSLCEKTIVSISAGKYWAATATAIGDVYMWDGKKSMDKPPVATRLHRVKGKKIP, from the exons ATG AAATACATCAAGAGATCATTAGAGGATGATTTTAAAGTTGTTGTAGGGATCAG GATGGTATTCATATTTATGGCTACCTTTTATCCCCTTAATT ATCTTGCTACCATGAACATATTGAAGACGTCATCATTAGAGTCTCAATGGG GTTATCATACAGTTCCTTTTCAATTATGTGACTCTTCCACTCTATGCTTTGGTGACTCAG AACATAAGTATCTACATGATTGGCGTACAAAGAAGCCTACTATATTTAGGGCAACTGAACAATGGTTTGCATCAGTGGAAGGCTTTCATCAGGCTGCTATGGATGCTATTGGTCATGTAAAATGGATTCCTGCTCAG CTATATTCCCTTTGTGAGAAAACAATCGTAAGCATTTCTGCTGGTAAGTACTGGGCTGCAACTGCTACTGCTATAGGTGATGTTTACATGTGGGATGGCAAGAAAAGTATGGATAAACCACCTGTTGCAACTCGGTTACACCGAGTAAAGGGAAAAAAGATCCCTTAA
- the LOC107918690 gene encoding isoleucine--tRNA ligase isoform X3: MVFIFMATFYPLNYLATMNILKTSSLESQWGYHTVPFQLCDSSTLCFGDSEHKYLHDWRTKKPTIFRATEQWFASVEGFHQAAMDAIGHVKWIPAQLYSLCEKTIVSISAGKYWAATATAIGDVYMWDGKKSMDKPPVATRLHRVKGKKIP, from the exons ATGGTATTCATATTTATGGCTACCTTTTATCCCCTTAATT ATCTTGCTACCATGAACATATTGAAGACGTCATCATTAGAGTCTCAATGGG GTTATCATACAGTTCCTTTTCAATTATGTGACTCTTCCACTCTATGCTTTGGTGACTCAG AACATAAGTATCTACATGATTGGCGTACAAAGAAGCCTACTATATTTAGGGCAACTGAACAATGGTTTGCATCAGTGGAAGGCTTTCATCAGGCTGCTATGGATGCTATTGGTCATGTAAAATGGATTCCTGCTCAG CTATATTCCCTTTGTGAGAAAACAATCGTAAGCATTTCTGCTGGTAAGTACTGGGCTGCAACTGCTACTGCTATAGGTGATGTTTACATGTGGGATGGCAAGAAAAGTATGGATAAACCACCTGTTGCAACTCGGTTACACCGAGTAAAGGGAAAAAAGATCCCTTAA